The following are encoded together in the Roseobacter denitrificans OCh 114 genome:
- a CDS encoding flagellar hook capping FlgD N-terminal domain-containing protein, translating into MDILNAQATQPTRQLGTAQASNSAALSSDFETFLKMLTAQARFQDPLEPIDSSEYAAQLAQFSMVEQQVLSNDLLTELGAQLGSNSIGQMAAWIGMEARTTAPVAFDGSPITVLPKSEAGADEAYLIAYGPDGSEVQRQQVTPGTDPIEWLGLDDNGAALPIGNYSFVVESRAVGQTIGTSPAETYSRITEARREGSDTVFILNGGSPVSAADVSALREASLQSST; encoded by the coding sequence ATGGATATTTTGAACGCTCAGGCAACACAGCCGACAAGACAACTCGGGACGGCACAGGCATCAAACAGCGCTGCTTTGTCTTCTGATTTTGAAACTTTTTTGAAAATGCTGACGGCACAGGCACGGTTTCAGGACCCTCTGGAGCCTATCGATTCCTCCGAATATGCGGCCCAATTGGCGCAGTTCTCGATGGTGGAACAGCAAGTGTTGTCAAATGATCTGCTTACCGAATTGGGCGCTCAACTCGGCTCAAACAGTATCGGCCAGATGGCTGCATGGATCGGCATGGAAGCGCGCACAACCGCGCCTGTGGCCTTTGACGGCTCGCCGATTACAGTGCTGCCAAAATCTGAAGCCGGTGCCGATGAAGCTTATCTGATTGCCTATGGACCGGACGGTTCCGAAGTGCAAAGGCAACAGGTCACACCCGGTACCGATCCGATCGAATGGCTCGGTTTGGATGATAATGGCGCGGCCTTGCCAATTGGAAACTACAGCTTTGTGGTCGAAAGTCGCGCAGTCGGTCAAACGATCGGGACGTCCCCTGCCGAGACATACAGCCGAATTACCGAAGCGCGACGCGAAGGCTCTGATACCGTATTCATACTGAATGGCGGATCACCTGTTTCTGCTGCGGATGTATCAGCGCTGCGCGAAGCGTCCTTGCAAAGCAGCACTTAA
- the flbT gene encoding flagellar biosynthesis repressor FlbT: MSGLVLKLSPKERVLINGVVIENGDRRSRLAIMTPDAHILRLRDAIHPEDAKTPVRRACFAMQLVLSGDKSPDDAHLPLLRQIEELSQVFTDPDSRNVLADATRGLVEGQHYRALKALRALLPREDRLLAARPN, from the coding sequence ATGAGCGGATTGGTTTTAAAGTTAAGCCCGAAGGAGCGCGTGCTTATCAACGGTGTCGTAATTGAAAACGGCGACCGCCGAAGCCGCCTTGCCATTATGACGCCTGATGCGCATATCCTGAGGCTAAGAGACGCAATCCACCCAGAGGATGCTAAAACGCCCGTACGCCGCGCGTGTTTCGCAATGCAGTTGGTATTATCCGGCGACAAAAGCCCCGATGATGCTCACTTGCCTTTGTTACGTCAGATAGAAGAGCTGAGCCAAGTTTTTACAGATCCCGATAGCCGAAACGTATTGGCTGATGCAACGCGTGGACTGGTCGAAGGGCAACATTATCGAGCACTCAAGGCCTTGCGAGCACTGCTGCCCCGAGAAGATCGGTTATTGGCAGCGCGGCCTAACTGA
- the flaF gene encoding flagellar biosynthesis regulator FlaF, translating into MNSFAQAQRAYAPTQAPIKTARSTEYEVIARISHRMKRAMQQDDFPALAEALHENNKLWTTLAIDVGNPDNLLPDELRARIVYLADFTRQHSHKVMRKTETAVPLLEINAAILKGLKHEVSGK; encoded by the coding sequence GTGAACTCATTTGCTCAGGCTCAACGCGCTTATGCGCCAACACAGGCCCCGATAAAAACGGCGCGCAGCACTGAGTATGAGGTGATCGCACGCATCTCGCACCGCATGAAACGTGCAATGCAACAAGACGATTTCCCAGCCTTGGCAGAAGCTTTGCATGAGAATAACAAATTATGGACAACGCTGGCCATCGATGTAGGAAATCCCGACAATCTTCTCCCCGATGAATTGCGCGCAAGGATTGTTTATCTGGCGGATTTCACACGGCAGCATTCTCATAAAGTAATGCGCAAGACCGAGACAGCAGTGCCTTTGCTGGAAATCAATGCAGCGATTCTCAAAGGACTAAAACACGAGGTATCAGGCAAATGA
- a CDS encoding flagellin, with protein MSSILTNNSAMVALQTLKSINSDLGKIQSEISTGKTVESAKDNAATWAISKVMSSDVEGFRAISDSLSLGQSTVGVALDAAEGITDLLTEIKGKIVNSQEENVDRGKIQTDIVALRDQISSIAGAAQFNGLNLLSNTDNTEGSGTASILSSLDRAGDGTISPSNIDVSKQDLGTGAAEFGATAVASAGDLIAVSAASAVGPAGATPVISFTADGAAGGASYRITLTGAAANEWGTTAVNFEYVARDGDTEMDVSNNLLKQMNDYATANEFTNTTFTQDATTGAITVANTGAAADTLGVAVAENLDGTAAGGLAALADIDVSDADGAAAALASIEGLIQTSIDAAASLGSDGKRIETQNEFVGKLMDGLKSGIGSLVDADMEAASAKLQALQTQQQLGVQALSIANQAPQTILSLFR; from the coding sequence ATGTCAAGCATTCTTACCAACAACAGTGCAATGGTGGCATTGCAAACTCTGAAGTCCATCAACAGCGATCTGGGCAAGATTCAAAGCGAAATCTCAACTGGTAAAACAGTGGAAAGCGCCAAGGACAACGCCGCAACCTGGGCGATTTCCAAGGTCATGTCATCGGACGTGGAAGGTTTCAGGGCAATTTCTGACTCTTTGTCTTTGGGCCAGTCCACCGTAGGTGTGGCATTGGATGCGGCTGAGGGCATCACCGACCTGTTGACAGAGATCAAAGGCAAGATCGTCAATTCTCAAGAAGAGAACGTTGACCGCGGTAAGATTCAAACAGATATCGTGGCGCTTCGCGACCAGATTTCGAGCATCGCCGGCGCTGCTCAGTTCAACGGTCTTAACCTGCTCAGCAATACTGACAATACAGAAGGCTCCGGTACAGCAAGCATCCTGTCTTCGCTGGATCGTGCAGGCGACGGGACCATCTCTCCAAGCAACATTGACGTATCCAAGCAGGACCTTGGCACAGGGGCTGCAGAATTTGGTGCTACTGCAGTAGCAAGTGCGGGCGATCTGATTGCAGTCTCAGCGGCGAGTGCGGTCGGCCCAGCCGGCGCAACTCCAGTGATCAGCTTCACTGCTGATGGCGCAGCAGGTGGCGCATCCTATCGCATCACGCTGACTGGTGCGGCAGCAAACGAATGGGGAACAACTGCGGTTAACTTCGAGTATGTAGCGCGGGATGGCGATACAGAAATGGACGTTAGCAACAACCTGCTGAAGCAAATGAACGATTATGCTACCGCCAATGAATTCACCAATACAACGTTCACGCAGGACGCAACAACAGGTGCAATCACCGTTGCCAACACCGGTGCGGCTGCGGACACACTCGGGGTTGCTGTTGCTGAAAATCTCGACGGCACAGCAGCGGGCGGTCTTGCCGCACTAGCTGACATCGACGTATCAGACGCCGATGGTGCTGCAGCCGCTTTGGCTTCGATCGAAGGGCTAATCCAGACGTCTATTGACGCGGCTGCTTCGCTTGGTTCCGATGGAAAGCGCATCGAAACCCAGAATGAGTTCGTCGGTAAGCTGATGGATGGTCTGAAATCCGGTATCGGTTCTCTTGTCGACGCCGACATGGAAGCGGCATCCGCCAAGCTCCAGGCTCTGCAGACACAGCAGCAGCTTGGTGTTCAGGCTTTGTCGATCGCCAATCAGGCACCGCAGACAATCCTGTCTCTCTTCCGCTAA
- a CDS encoding rod-binding protein, with amino-acid sequence MTELSSVAGKPSNPAARNDKALREAANKMEASFLAEMLKSAGLGKSSSEFGGGAGEDQFASFLVQEQAMMMVKAGGIGLSEALFESLKEKSNE; translated from the coding sequence ATGACAGAGCTTTCATCGGTGGCGGGCAAGCCATCCAATCCGGCAGCGCGCAACGATAAGGCGCTGCGAGAAGCTGCCAACAAGATGGAGGCGAGCTTCCTGGCAGAAATGCTCAAATCAGCAGGTTTGGGTAAATCAAGCAGTGAATTTGGCGGTGGCGCTGGTGAGGATCAGTTTGCATCCTTTCTGGTCCAGGAACAGGCCATGATGATGGTGAAAGCTGGCGGGATCGGCCTGTCCGAAGCGCTTTTCGAATCCCTGAAGGAGAAGAGTAATGAGTAA
- a CDS encoding flagellar protein FlgN, with amino-acid sequence MSNVVGSDVIGALDDVLEKEREALLSGNLEAIGRLLEQKEALIEELSVLEEIEAKALHDLTGKMKRNQDLLDHALAGIRSVAGRLAAMRRVRSSLDTYDANGTKRSVDMTNDTSLEKRA; translated from the coding sequence ATGAGTAATGTAGTAGGTAGCGATGTTATCGGCGCGTTGGATGATGTGCTTGAGAAAGAACGCGAAGCACTCTTGAGCGGTAACCTTGAGGCAATCGGTCGCTTGCTGGAACAAAAAGAAGCGCTGATCGAGGAGTTATCTGTGCTGGAAGAAATCGAAGCTAAAGCCCTGCATGACCTTACCGGAAAAATGAAACGAAACCAGGACCTGCTTGATCATGCACTGGCGGGCATCCGGTCAGTCGCAGGGCGCCTTGCTGCAATGCGCCGCGTGCGCAGTTCTCTGGACACCTATGATGCCAACGGGACCAAGCGCTCTGTAGATATGACAAATGACACGTCATTGGAAAAGCGGGCTTAA
- a CDS encoding ABC transporter permease: MNRLSWFNVTSLTLGFAFLYLPMLILIIFSFNESKLVTVWAGFSTKWYGELLQNEAFLDAAWVTIKVAVLSSTLATILGTMAAYVLVRGGRFLGRTLFSGMIYAPLVMPEVITGLSLLLLFIGIGLDRGVLTIVLAHTTFSMCFVSVVVSSRLLTFDRSLEEAALDLGCSPFDAFRLVTLPIIAPAVISGWLLAFTLSLDDLVIASFTAGPSATTLPIKIFSAVRLGVSPEINALSTIMIAIVTVGVVVASLVSKRNMVRQQNDERAAAAQT; encoded by the coding sequence ATGAACAGGCTCAGTTGGTTCAATGTCACGTCGCTGACGCTGGGGTTTGCGTTTTTGTATCTGCCGATGCTGATCCTCATCATATTCTCATTCAACGAGAGCAAACTGGTCACGGTATGGGCCGGGTTTTCGACGAAATGGTACGGCGAGTTGCTTCAGAACGAGGCTTTTCTGGATGCGGCATGGGTCACGATAAAGGTCGCGGTCCTCTCCTCAACCCTGGCCACAATTCTGGGCACAATGGCGGCCTATGTGCTGGTGCGGGGCGGGCGGTTCCTGGGCCGGACGCTGTTTTCGGGGATGATCTATGCGCCGCTTGTCATGCCCGAAGTGATCACCGGGTTGTCGCTCTTGCTGCTGTTCATTGGCATCGGTCTGGACCGCGGCGTTCTGACGATTGTGTTGGCGCATACTACCTTTTCAATGTGCTTTGTCTCGGTCGTGGTCTCGTCGCGGCTGCTGACTTTTGACCGTTCACTGGAAGAAGCCGCGCTGGATCTGGGCTGTTCACCCTTTGACGCCTTCCGTCTTGTGACGCTGCCGATTATTGCCCCCGCCGTCATTTCAGGATGGTTGCTGGCCTTCACGCTCAGCCTTGATGACCTCGTCATTGCGTCCTTCACCGCCGGGCCGTCCGCAACAACCCTTCCGATCAAGATTTTTTCTGCGGTGCGCCTTGGCGTATCCCCTGAAATCAACGCGCTTTCGACAATCATGATTGCGATCGTCACGGTTGGCGTCGTGGTGGCATCGTTGGTTTCAAAACGCAATATGGTCCGCCAGCAGAATGATGAACGCGCCGCCGCCGCCCAAACGTGA
- a CDS encoding ABC transporter permease subunit, whose product MQRLFLIAIPYAWLFALFLVPFGIVFKISLSDIALAIPPYTPTLKDGFSAFIAGLDFENFAFLASDDLYWKAYLSSLQIAVLSTFMTLCVGYPIAYGMARAPAEWRATLMMLVILPFWTSFLIRVYAWMGILSQEGFLNQFLLWTGMIGQPLTILNTNTAVYIGIVYTYLPFMILPIYAALDRLDGSLIEAAEDLGCSRLQAFWLVTIPLSKNGIIAGSFLVFIPALGEFVIPSLLGGSGTLMIGKVLWEEFFNNRDWPVASAVAIVLLLILIIPIVLFQRNQQRQAEEES is encoded by the coding sequence ATGCAGCGCCTTTTTCTAATCGCCATCCCCTACGCGTGGTTGTTTGCGCTGTTTCTTGTGCCTTTCGGTATCGTCTTCAAAATTTCTCTTTCGGACATTGCTCTCGCGATCCCGCCTTATACGCCGACACTCAAAGACGGATTCTCGGCGTTCATCGCAGGGTTGGATTTTGAGAACTTCGCATTCCTCGCGTCGGATGATCTGTATTGGAAAGCGTACCTCAGCTCGCTCCAGATCGCGGTTCTGTCGACTTTCATGACGCTGTGCGTGGGCTATCCAATCGCCTATGGCATGGCGCGCGCGCCCGCGGAGTGGCGCGCGACGTTGATGATGCTGGTCATTCTGCCTTTCTGGACATCCTTTCTGATTCGCGTTTACGCTTGGATGGGTATCCTCAGCCAGGAGGGGTTTCTTAATCAATTCCTGCTCTGGACGGGGATGATCGGTCAGCCCCTGACAATCCTGAACACCAACACGGCAGTGTATATCGGCATCGTCTACACCTACCTGCCGTTCATGATCCTGCCGATCTACGCGGCGCTGGATCGGTTGGATGGCTCGCTGATCGAGGCTGCGGAGGACCTTGGCTGCTCACGTCTTCAGGCGTTTTGGCTGGTCACGATCCCGCTGTCGAAAAACGGCATCATCGCCGGCAGTTTCCTCGTGTTCATCCCCGCCTTGGGTGAATTTGTCATCCCGTCCTTGCTTGGCGGGTCAGGCACCCTGATGATCGGCAAGGTTCTTTGGGAAGAGTTCTTTAACAACCGCGACTGGCCGGTGGCCAGCGCTGTCGCCATCGTTTTGCTGTTGATCCTGATCATTCCAATCGTTCTGTTTCAGCGCAATCAACAGCGACAGGCGGAGGAAGAGTCATGA
- a CDS encoding flagellar hook-length control protein FliK, whose product MLDILTTQTAPQQMGKTAQNKKIENADSKEQAFDEEYAATGDDVEGTEQQQTDESQAADQQSADEAETKSSDDTSPDTAPEPNAQNSDVTVEEQPAFAIAQGSKAAKTPEAESKTSPTDLSSAKRANMQESAPTMPADAAQPAQKPGVTKTAVSATSAAEAFVTAKAAENAALSASPGMAGNAEKSAVVDPQPPRTSVLKQANTATALVSAPISGEQPSEKLKSLKLSDELAARAVSLRSDSQAQPAPPMVSSPAQTAKLMPLTALSKIDIGKEKMALDSTSALSIEALSAAETRSASSTSTTPLNQLLARAETPTAIARQMAEALQKLPDRPVEISLNPKELGRVRMNISAAEAGITVTIVTERPETLDLMRRNIDQLVREFQAIGYNDINFAFSEGETQQGFAETSDERNGAAATQLELLQAEETAESNDTTLNAQTGVDIRL is encoded by the coding sequence ATGCTTGATATACTAACGACACAGACAGCCCCCCAGCAGATGGGCAAGACGGCCCAAAACAAAAAGATCGAGAATGCAGATTCAAAAGAACAAGCATTCGACGAAGAATATGCCGCAACCGGCGATGATGTTGAAGGGACTGAACAGCAGCAAACCGACGAATCACAGGCCGCTGATCAACAATCAGCCGATGAAGCGGAAACGAAGAGCAGTGATGACACCTCTCCGGATACCGCACCGGAGCCGAATGCGCAAAACAGTGATGTCACCGTAGAAGAGCAACCGGCCTTTGCCATTGCGCAAGGCAGCAAGGCGGCGAAAACGCCAGAGGCGGAAAGCAAGACATCCCCAACTGATTTAAGCAGTGCTAAACGCGCGAATATGCAAGAATCTGCGCCGACAATGCCAGCGGATGCGGCGCAACCGGCCCAAAAGCCGGGCGTGACAAAGACAGCGGTTTCAGCAACCTCGGCCGCAGAGGCTTTTGTGACGGCCAAGGCTGCTGAAAACGCGGCGCTGTCGGCTTCGCCGGGCATGGCAGGAAATGCTGAAAAAAGCGCGGTAGTGGACCCACAACCGCCACGCACATCGGTGTTGAAACAAGCGAATACAGCAACCGCTTTGGTGAGTGCTCCGATCTCCGGCGAGCAACCATCGGAGAAACTCAAGTCGTTGAAACTCAGTGACGAATTGGCAGCGCGCGCAGTATCGCTGCGTTCTGATTCTCAAGCGCAACCAGCGCCTCCGATGGTCTCCAGTCCTGCGCAAACCGCAAAATTGATGCCGCTGACAGCCCTTTCCAAGATCGACATCGGCAAGGAAAAAATGGCGTTGGATTCAACAAGCGCACTGAGTATCGAAGCGCTGAGTGCAGCTGAAACCCGCAGCGCGTCTTCTACTTCGACAACGCCGCTGAACCAGCTTTTAGCGCGTGCAGAAACGCCCACGGCGATTGCGCGGCAAATGGCAGAAGCCTTACAAAAACTGCCAGACCGGCCCGTTGAAATTTCGCTGAATCCAAAAGAACTGGGTCGTGTTCGCATGAACATTTCCGCGGCCGAGGCTGGAATCACTGTAACCATTGTCACCGAACGTCCGGAAACACTGGATTTGATGCGTCGCAACATTGATCAACTCGTCCGTGAGTTTCAGGCGATCGGGTACAACGACATAAATTTTGCATTCTCCGAAGGAGAAACACAGCAGGGTTTTGCTGAAACTTCGGACGAGCGAAACGGTGCGGCAGCCACACAGCTAGAGTTGTTGCAAGCGGAGGAGACCGCCGAGTCCAACGACACAACCCTGAATGCGCAGACTGGCGTGGACATTCGACTTTAA
- a CDS encoding ABC transporter ATP-binding protein has translation MNQAVFEPWSDPTQKPLIRFKSVTKQFGSFTAIDDLTLDIFEKEFFALLGPSGCGKTTMMRMLAGFETPTSGVIELAGADIAPLPPNKRAVNMMFQSYALFPHLSVYENIAFGLRRDKVSGDALDARVSEMLKLTRLEKFARRKPHQISGGQRQRVALARSLAKAPKLLLLDEPLGALDAKLRQATQFELMDIQEKTGTTFVIVTHDQEEAMTVASRVAVMDEGRIMQVETPERIYEAPNSLYVADFIGEVNIISGTARAIGDEQFHIDWAEGNAPFLATSSRPFSEGQPCHLALRPEKVGIHAERPEAAENAVQGKILDIAYLGNLSTYHVALPGGQIIKAQTANTRRVSRRSYTWEDTVWLSWTSTAGVLLPE, from the coding sequence GTGAACCAAGCCGTTTTTGAACCTTGGAGCGATCCAACGCAGAAACCATTGATCCGGTTCAAATCGGTGACAAAGCAGTTCGGCAGCTTTACGGCGATTGACGATCTGACGCTCGATATTTTTGAGAAAGAATTCTTTGCCCTTCTGGGGCCGTCGGGCTGCGGCAAGACGACGATGATGCGCATGTTGGCCGGCTTCGAAACGCCGACATCCGGCGTGATCGAACTGGCCGGGGCGGACATTGCACCCCTGCCGCCCAACAAACGCGCCGTGAACATGATGTTCCAGTCCTATGCGCTTTTTCCGCACCTCAGTGTGTATGAAAACATCGCCTTTGGCCTGCGCCGTGACAAGGTATCGGGTGATGCGCTGGATGCACGTGTTTCGGAGATGCTCAAACTGACACGGCTGGAGAAATTCGCAAGACGCAAGCCACATCAGATTTCAGGCGGGCAGCGTCAACGCGTGGCCCTTGCGCGCAGCCTTGCCAAGGCCCCCAAGCTGCTTTTGCTGGACGAACCGCTTGGGGCGCTGGACGCCAAATTGCGTCAGGCGACGCAGTTTGAACTGATGGACATACAGGAAAAAACCGGCACGACTTTTGTCATCGTCACGCATGACCAGGAAGAGGCCATGACCGTCGCCAGCCGCGTCGCGGTGATGGATGAAGGGCGCATCATGCAGGTTGAGACGCCAGAGCGGATATATGAAGCGCCCAACAGCCTCTATGTGGCTGATTTCATTGGGGAGGTGAACATCATCTCCGGAACGGCGCGCGCCATAGGGGACGAACAGTTTCACATCGACTGGGCAGAGGGGAACGCCCCTTTCCTCGCCACCTCAAGCAGACCTTTTTCCGAGGGGCAACCCTGCCACCTTGCGCTGCGCCCGGAGAAAGTCGGCATTCACGCGGAGCGGCCAGAGGCTGCAGAAAACGCGGTGCAGGGCAAAATTCTGGACATCGCATACCTCGGTAACTTGTCCACCTACCACGTGGCATTGCCGGGTGGGCAAATCATCAAGGCGCAGACGGCAAACACCCGGCGCGTCTCGCGGCGCAGCTACACCTGGGAAGACACGGTGTGGCTCAGCTGGACGTCGACTGCCGGCGTACTCCTGCCGGAATGA
- a CDS encoding DUF1217 domain-containing protein — translation MFSPIIPSTGLTGWRFLQRTYDSQFAAFNQSSQLTRATEYFEEKITSINSAEELVSDRRLREVALGAFGLQDDIDNRFFIQKVLEEGTTNEDSLANRFSDSRYKDFSAAFGLGQGERSKVQDPGFAEDIIAKYRANSFEIATGNQDDSMRVALFAQREMPVLATEDTSNDAKWFGIMGQPPLRAVFEKALNLPSAFGQIDIDQQLVVLKERSRAVFGTDEVSQFASDEAVQDLITKYIVRSQLDSFNATTSSASIALTLLQS, via the coding sequence ATGTTTTCTCCAATAATTCCATCCACCGGCCTTACCGGTTGGCGGTTTCTGCAGCGGACCTACGACAGTCAGTTTGCAGCTTTTAATCAGTCGTCGCAATTGACGCGTGCAACAGAATACTTTGAAGAGAAAATCACTAGTATTAATTCGGCCGAGGAGCTCGTGTCTGACCGTCGTCTGAGAGAGGTCGCCTTGGGCGCATTCGGGCTTCAGGACGATATAGACAACCGTTTTTTCATCCAGAAAGTGCTCGAAGAGGGTACGACCAATGAAGATTCGTTGGCCAACAGGTTTTCAGATAGTCGCTACAAAGACTTTTCAGCCGCTTTCGGTTTAGGGCAGGGAGAAAGATCGAAGGTCCAAGACCCTGGTTTTGCGGAAGATATAATTGCAAAATACCGAGCAAACAGTTTTGAAATTGCTACCGGGAACCAAGACGACTCCATGAGGGTTGCCCTATTTGCGCAACGCGAAATGCCTGTTTTGGCAACAGAAGATACTTCTAACGACGCCAAGTGGTTTGGGATCATGGGGCAGCCTCCCTTGAGGGCCGTTTTTGAAAAAGCCTTGAACCTGCCATCGGCCTTTGGACAGATTGATATTGATCAGCAATTGGTGGTGCTTAAAGAACGCTCTCGCGCGGTTTTCGGTACTGACGAAGTAAGCCAATTCGCAAGTGATGAGGCCGTACAAGACCTGATCACGAAGTACATAGTCCGTTCGCAGCTCGATAGTTTCAATGCAACTACTTCATCGGCTTCGATCGCTTTGACTTTGTTGCAATCCTGA
- a CDS encoding NAD(P)/FAD-dependent oxidoreductase, with amino-acid sequence MQRILSAYAYGAGPRAGCWWDETCDLPKLNALQGDLSVDVAIIGGGFTGLSAALHLATQGVKVTLLEAQDIGWGASGRNGGFCCLGGGIAGDDALDSRYGRDARLGFRNAEKAAVLFVEETINRLGLDVDRHSKGETEFACRPKDMAGLAKMAKRTHENYGVEATVIDQSDLAGLGMTGGPAFFGALSIPIGFGLNPRKLLAGFALAAIDAGADLFAASPVLGVARNGHGHALKCPQGVVNAQQVIVATNGYSSEDIPIWLASRFMPVQSTVLVTRPLSNAELDAQGWTTEQMGYDSQNLLHYFRLMPDRRFLFGMRGAIRSGPRAEMKARQRTQADFRKMFPAWSTVEISNMWSGMVSLARKKLPFVGEIPASNGIWTAMCYHGNGVAMGSYAGKLVADMVLGRATGECPEVMTKPLTKFPLGRVRRMLLPPVYGQLMLQDRF; translated from the coding sequence ATGCAACGAATTCTTAGTGCATATGCCTATGGCGCAGGGCCACGTGCGGGATGCTGGTGGGACGAAACCTGTGATCTGCCAAAGCTCAATGCGCTGCAGGGTGACCTGAGCGTTGATGTCGCGATCATCGGCGGCGGGTTTACTGGTCTGTCCGCGGCGCTGCATTTGGCGACGCAAGGTGTCAAAGTTACCCTGCTGGAGGCGCAGGATATCGGATGGGGTGCCTCTGGTCGTAATGGTGGGTTTTGTTGTCTGGGTGGCGGCATCGCCGGTGATGACGCGCTTGACTCCAGATATGGCCGCGATGCGCGGTTGGGGTTTCGAAACGCCGAAAAGGCGGCAGTCCTTTTTGTGGAGGAGACGATCAACCGTCTGGGCCTTGATGTTGATCGCCACTCCAAAGGCGAAACCGAATTCGCGTGTCGCCCCAAGGATATGGCAGGGCTTGCCAAAATGGCAAAGCGGACGCACGAAAACTATGGGGTTGAAGCAACAGTTATTGATCAATCAGACCTCGCCGGCTTGGGTATGACCGGCGGTCCGGCGTTTTTCGGGGCTTTGTCGATACCTATTGGATTCGGGCTGAACCCGCGCAAGTTGCTTGCTGGCTTTGCTTTGGCGGCTATCGATGCTGGTGCAGATCTTTTTGCCGCCTCGCCAGTTCTGGGGGTTGCCCGCAATGGCCATGGCCACGCGTTGAAATGCCCGCAAGGCGTCGTGAACGCGCAACAGGTAATCGTCGCAACCAATGGGTACTCATCCGAAGACATACCAATCTGGTTGGCGAGCCGCTTCATGCCGGTACAATCGACCGTTCTCGTAACGCGGCCTTTGAGTAACGCCGAACTTGATGCTCAAGGCTGGACGACGGAGCAGATGGGGTATGATTCGCAGAACCTGCTGCATTACTTCCGTTTGATGCCAGACCGGCGTTTTTTGTTTGGCATGCGTGGTGCTATACGTTCAGGTCCACGTGCCGAAATGAAAGCGCGACAAAGAACCCAAGCGGACTTTCGCAAGATGTTCCCGGCTTGGTCCACCGTTGAAATTTCGAATATGTGGTCCGGAATGGTAAGTCTGGCGAGAAAAAAGCTGCCGTTCGTCGGGGAAATACCTGCTTCAAACGGTATCTGGACGGCCATGTGCTATCATGGAAACGGCGTTGCGATGGGCAGTTACGCTGGCAAGCTGGTCGCGGACATGGTGCTTGGGCGCGCGACTGGCGAATGCCCCGAAGTAATGACCAAGCCGCTGACCAAATTCCCATTGGGGCGTGTTCGTCGCATGCTACTGCCCCCGGTCTATGGCCAGCTGATGCTGCAGGACCGCTTTTAA